A region from the Lolium perenne isolate Kyuss_39 chromosome 4, Kyuss_2.0, whole genome shotgun sequence genome encodes:
- the LOC127332400 gene encoding uncharacterized protein isoform X2 encodes MPAAAAESSAIRKLGQLFKLTEVHLWDDFYATGAGQSNDWRATETGCTGSQTAKTRNRAAKQTDEDHSFVEDMELASLMGSLGLPVSFSARKEKKKTPGKKHQGRQAPYEAASTEDNVRTCTNTEELENVQELMDCVEQTNSGISSATAAGYAEVCYADGDKMLCEDSVHVEKSDCGKNQCESNDNMSNLVNLGSSVQENQAVDSVMQLDKVMRGQNSVDNESIVSCAELCHEGKPSAREDQISEETPQTSHDNNDHDCEVCPCPAESSPVNDHVEKSSCQFYYEYGDWKVLWDQFYSRYYFYNIQTQESTWYPPHGLEDFASYCSTYSSEGIDEQVSQLTSTLVEENSKINTKLDKSCGVSSCVDNTLDYNISEADQHVAQCGANMNPCDDGKTTFGKHGEQRHDLCNEVSDIPDEESIYTSVIATIDEAQHEGSMQNDSSVTEVLEMNQEVATTKKKKRVRRSQSFHSCQDLAENISNDIAKYWNQRYSLFSLFDSGIKMDEEGWFSVTPEPIAKHHASRVGAGILIDCFTGVGGNTIQFATKCKHVVAVDIDPQKIGCAQHNATVYGVNDHIDFIVGDFIHIAPHLKGETAFMSPPWGGPDYAKVDVYDIKTMFKPCDGYYLFKLATTIASRVVMFLPRNTDLNQLADMCLSVNPPWAVEVEKNFLNGKLKAITAYFEEQDSVDVER; translated from the exons atgccggcggcggcggcggagtctTCGGCGATAAGGAAGCTAGGGCAGCTCTTCAAGCTCACCGAAGTGCACCTTTG GGATGATTTTTATGCGACTGGCGCCGGCCAGAGTAACGATTGGCGTGCCACGGAGACTGGGTGCACG GGATCTCAAACAGCTAAAACCCGCAATAGAGCAGCCAAACAGACAGATGAAG ACCATTCCTTTGTTGAAGATATGGAACTGGCTAGTCTCATGGGTTCTTTGGGGCTTCCTGTTTCATTCAGCGCAAGGAAAGAG AAAAAGAAGACACCTGGCAAAAAGCATCAAGGAAGACAAGCACCATATGAAGCGGCAAGTACCGAGGATAATGTAAGGACATGCACAAATACTGAAGAACTAGAAAATGTTCAGGAGTTGATGGATTGCGTGGAGCAAACTAACTCAGGCATTTCATCTGCAACTGCTGCGGGTTACGCTGAAGTCTGCTATGCTGATGGTGACAAGATGCTTTGTGAAGACAGTGTTCATGTTGAGAAGTCTGACTGTGGCAAAAATCAGTGTGAATCAAATGATAACATGAGCAACCTAGTAAATTTAGGTTCTTCTGTTCAAGAAAATCAAGCTGTGGACAGTGTCATGCAATTGGACAAAGTGATGCGGGGACAAAATTCTGTTGATAACGAATCTATAGTGTCCTGTGCTGAGCTTTGTCATGAAGGAAAACCGTCAGCAAGAGAAGATCAAATATCTGAGGAAACACCACAGACATCCCATGATAATAATGATCATGATTGCGAGGTTTGTCCATGTCCAGCAGAATCATCTCCTGTTAATGATCATGTTGAAAAGTCTTCCTGCCAATTTTACTATGAATATGGAGATTGGAAGGTTCTCTGGGATCAGTTTTATAGCCGGTATTACTTCTACAACATTCAGACACAGGAGTCTACATGGTATCCTCCTCATGGATTGGAGGATTTTGCATCATATTGTAGCACATATTCATCTGAAGGTATAGATGAACAGGTATCGCAATTGACAAGCACACTTGTggaagaaaacagtaaaatcaATACAAAGCTTGACAAATCGTGTGGAGTCTCATCCTGTGTAGATAACACTCTGGACTATAATATCTCAGAAGCTGATCAACATGTTGCACAATGTGGAGCTAACATGAACCCATGTGACGATGGAAAAACAACATTCGGTAAG CATGGTGAGCAGAGGCATGATCTTTGCAATGAAGTATCAGACATTCCTGACGAAGAGTCAATATATACGAG TGTGATAGCTACCATTGATGAAGCACAACATGAAGGAAGCATGCAGAATGATAGTTCAGTAACTGAAGTATTAGAAATGAACCAGGAAGTTGCTACCaccaaaaagaaaaagagagtaAGGAGATCTCAATCGT TTCATTCATGTCAGGACTTGGCAGAAAACATTTCCAATGACATTGCCAAGTATTGGAATCAGCGGTACTCGCTTTTCTCCCTTTTTGATAGTGGTATAAAGATGGATGAAGAAGGGTGGTTTTCAGTGACGCCTGAGCCCATTGCAAAGCATCATGCATCTCGTGTTGGTGCTGGCATATTGATCGACTGTTTCACAGGAGTTGGTGGAAATACCATCCAGTTTGCTACAAA GTGCAAGCATGTTGTTGCTGTTGACATTGATCCACAGAAGATTGGTTGTGCACAGCATAATGCAACTGTTTATGGAGTAAATGATCATATAGACTTCATTGTAGGAGATTTTATTCATATTGCACCTCATCTGAAG GGAGAAACTGCTTTTATGTCACCTCCTTGGGGAGGGCCAGACTATGCAAAAGTAGATGTTTATGATATCAAAACCATGTTTAAGCCCTGTGATGG GTACTATCTCTTCAAACTTGCTACGACGATTGCTTCAAGAGTAGTCATGTTTCTTCCTCGCAACACAGATTTAAACCAGTTGGCGGACATGTGCCTGTCAGTCAATCCTCCATGGGCGGTTGAG GTGGAGAAGAATTTTCTCAATGGAAAGCTGAAAGCCATAACAGCATACTTTGAAGAACAGGATAGCGTAGACGTGGAGCGCTGA
- the LOC127332402 gene encoding uncharacterized protein C630.12 isoform X1, whose amino-acid sequence MQSATRLTLLLCAAWAAALLYGEMGAYWAAHLSCSWPSASSSSPSPDNHVKIAVIADPQLMDSTSLGLPASSVVLQAVELFTDLNMRRSFQSVILPFKPDVVLFLGDHFDGGPYLSDEEWQESLFRFKHIFSMSEQQTNPHVPIYYLSGNHDIGYSGFHSVHPKVISRYEKEFGPRNYHFLSGEVDFVVVDAQTLDGGSKQSKERASTWEFIKTLSAGNESNPKVLLTHIPLYRPDNTPCGPHRSSPVINQRIHAAAMDQGIRYQNYLSKETSDLLLRLLKPTLVLSGHDHDQCTVVHSTTFGPVTEHTLGTISWQQGNLYPSFMLMSAGPKLTPNSTDSIHGVLTNLCFLPKQTHIYIWYIFQFLITVLLLVFWPTNGLSSLPYMNKFVSFMTSVGAELFSRTKEKDDEEDGEYEMVFDAEGSMHLVKKAVTRPPRTNSDSQTMGRGNVVARPTARKHQTEPDSSVLVEMGSETPPEDAGKLPRPSKWNIRKVLQRLFRVVQSIVIIAALNVPLYMMLLFKDWIDR is encoded by the exons ATGCAGAGCGCGACGCGGCTGACGCTGCTGCTGTGCGCGGCGTGGGCGGCCGCGCTGCTCTACGGCGAGATGGGCGCCTACTGGGCCGCCCACCTCTCCTGCTCGTGGCCATCCGCGTCCTCTTCCTCCCCATCGCCG GATAACCATGTGAAGATTGCCGTCATTGCCGATCCACAG CTTATGGACAGCACCTCCCTCGGTCTACCAGCAAGCTCTGTTGTGCTACAAGCCGTCGAGCTCTTCACAGATTTGAACATGAGAAGGTCCTTCCAGTCTGTCATATTGCCATTCAAGCCTGATGTGGTCTTGTTCCTCGGCGACCACTTTGATGGTGGCCCATATCTGTCCGATGAAGA GTGGCAGGAATCTTTGTTTCGGTTTAAACATATATTCAGCATGAGTGAGCAACAAACAAATCCACATGTACCAATCTACTATCTTTCAGGAAATCATGATATTGGTTACTCAGGATTTCACTCAGTTCATCCTAAG GTTATCAGTCGTTATGAAAAAGAATTTGGACCAAGAAACTACCATTTTTTGTCTGGGGAGGTGGACTTTGTTGTTGTTGATGCTCAAACTCTTGATG GTGGATCCAAACAAAGCAAAGAAAGAGCTTCTACTTGGGAGTTCATTAAAACACTATCAGCTG GTAATGAATCAAATCCAAAAGTTCTTTTAACGCACATTCCCCTGTACCGACCTGACAATACTCCGTGTGGCCCACATCGTTCTTCACCTGTTATAAATCAG AGGATACATGCTGCTGCTATGGATCAAGGAATCAG GTATCAGAATTATCTAAGCAAAGAGACTTCTGATCTTCTGCTAAGGTTACTGAAGCCG ACTCTTGTGCTCTCAGGACATGACCATGACCAGTGTACAGTTGTCCACTCGACTACTTTTGGGCCAGTAACCGAG CACACCCTTGGGACAATAAGTTGGCAGCAGGGAAATCTCTATCCATCTTTTATGCTGATGTCTGCTGGTCCCAAGTTGACACCAAATTCAACTGATTCTATTCATGGGGTTCTGACGAATCTTTGTTTCCTGCCTAAACAAACTCATATCTATATCTG GTATATCTTCCAGTTTCTGATTACCGTCCTTCTGCTGGTGTTCTGGCCGACAAATGGTCTGAGCTCTCTTCCATATATGAACAAATTTGTAAGCTTCATGACGTCTGTGGGTGCTGAACTGTTTTCAAGAACCAAAGAGAaagatgatgaggaagatggcgAATATGAAATGGTCTTCGATGCAGAGGGATCCATGCATCTTGTTAAAAAGGCAGTGACAAGACCCCCCAGGACTAACTCAGATTCCCAAACTATGGGACG AGGAAATGTTGTGGCAAGACCAACTGCGAGAAAGCACCAAACGGAACCTGATTCATCTGTTCTTGTTGAGATGGGTTCTGAAACGCCACCAGAAGATGCAGGGAAGTTACCTCGTCCAAGCAAATGGAATATAAGGAAGGTCCTTCAGAGGCTGTTCCGTGTCGTTCAGTCAATTGTCATCATTGCGGCGTTGAATGTTCCTCTATACATGATGCTTCTCTTCAAGGATTGGATTGACCGTTGA
- the LOC127332402 gene encoding uncharacterized protein C630.12 isoform X2, with product MDSTSLGLPASSVVLQAVELFTDLNMRRSFQSVILPFKPDVVLFLGDHFDGGPYLSDEEWQESLFRFKHIFSMSEQQTNPHVPIYYLSGNHDIGYSGFHSVHPKVISRYEKEFGPRNYHFLSGEVDFVVVDAQTLDGGSKQSKERASTWEFIKTLSAGNESNPKVLLTHIPLYRPDNTPCGPHRSSPVINQRIHAAAMDQGIRYQNYLSKETSDLLLRLLKPTLVLSGHDHDQCTVVHSTTFGPVTEHTLGTISWQQGNLYPSFMLMSAGPKLTPNSTDSIHGVLTNLCFLPKQTHIYIWYIFQFLITVLLLVFWPTNGLSSLPYMNKFVSFMTSVGAELFSRTKEKDDEEDGEYEMVFDAEGSMHLVKKAVTRPPRTNSDSQTMGRGNVVARPTARKHQTEPDSSVLVEMGSETPPEDAGKLPRPSKWNIRKVLQRLFRVVQSIVIIAALNVPLYMMLLFKDWIDR from the exons ATGGACAGCACCTCCCTCGGTCTACCAGCAAGCTCTGTTGTGCTACAAGCCGTCGAGCTCTTCACAGATTTGAACATGAGAAGGTCCTTCCAGTCTGTCATATTGCCATTCAAGCCTGATGTGGTCTTGTTCCTCGGCGACCACTTTGATGGTGGCCCATATCTGTCCGATGAAGA GTGGCAGGAATCTTTGTTTCGGTTTAAACATATATTCAGCATGAGTGAGCAACAAACAAATCCACATGTACCAATCTACTATCTTTCAGGAAATCATGATATTGGTTACTCAGGATTTCACTCAGTTCATCCTAAG GTTATCAGTCGTTATGAAAAAGAATTTGGACCAAGAAACTACCATTTTTTGTCTGGGGAGGTGGACTTTGTTGTTGTTGATGCTCAAACTCTTGATG GTGGATCCAAACAAAGCAAAGAAAGAGCTTCTACTTGGGAGTTCATTAAAACACTATCAGCTG GTAATGAATCAAATCCAAAAGTTCTTTTAACGCACATTCCCCTGTACCGACCTGACAATACTCCGTGTGGCCCACATCGTTCTTCACCTGTTATAAATCAG AGGATACATGCTGCTGCTATGGATCAAGGAATCAG GTATCAGAATTATCTAAGCAAAGAGACTTCTGATCTTCTGCTAAGGTTACTGAAGCCG ACTCTTGTGCTCTCAGGACATGACCATGACCAGTGTACAGTTGTCCACTCGACTACTTTTGGGCCAGTAACCGAG CACACCCTTGGGACAATAAGTTGGCAGCAGGGAAATCTCTATCCATCTTTTATGCTGATGTCTGCTGGTCCCAAGTTGACACCAAATTCAACTGATTCTATTCATGGGGTTCTGACGAATCTTTGTTTCCTGCCTAAACAAACTCATATCTATATCTG GTATATCTTCCAGTTTCTGATTACCGTCCTTCTGCTGGTGTTCTGGCCGACAAATGGTCTGAGCTCTCTTCCATATATGAACAAATTTGTAAGCTTCATGACGTCTGTGGGTGCTGAACTGTTTTCAAGAACCAAAGAGAaagatgatgaggaagatggcgAATATGAAATGGTCTTCGATGCAGAGGGATCCATGCATCTTGTTAAAAAGGCAGTGACAAGACCCCCCAGGACTAACTCAGATTCCCAAACTATGGGACG AGGAAATGTTGTGGCAAGACCAACTGCGAGAAAGCACCAAACGGAACCTGATTCATCTGTTCTTGTTGAGATGGGTTCTGAAACGCCACCAGAAGATGCAGGGAAGTTACCTCGTCCAAGCAAATGGAATATAAGGAAGGTCCTTCAGAGGCTGTTCCGTGTCGTTCAGTCAATTGTCATCATTGCGGCGTTGAATGTTCCTCTATACATGATGCTTCTCTTCAAGGATTGGATTGACCGTTGA
- the LOC127332403 gene encoding uncharacterized protein, which produces MPQWPWLHPASAAARRATPSVFRRKRCSSVCTSAHSNHAREQEDEKSLVVVGGGAAGVYASIRAKTLAPHLNVVVIEKGKFLSKVRISGGGRCNVTNGHHLEPSGLARNYPRGHKELRGSFFNTHGPRDTMRWFSDHGVELKTEDDGRVFPVTDNSASVVDCLLNEARRLGVSLQAGKSVSSASVNNDGKFVLKVEKRTVDFVDYLNANYVLVATGSSQQGYSFAAQHGHTVIPPVPSLFTFKIADKRLADLSGVTFTKVKAKLMLDSIQKKAPELTQTGPLLVTHWGLSGPVVLRLSAWGARELYQDKYQAKLMIDFIPDIHIEDVKRIIFQHKDKHAKNKVNNSFPTEFGLVKRFWRFLLEQESLDGDMHWATVPKNHLNAIALRLKQWMFEVVGKGQFKDEFVTAGGVPLSEISLSTMESKQQPNLFFAGEVLNVDGVTGGFNFQNAWTGGYIAGTSIGTLASSSNLERHACLQLEAS; this is translated from the exons ATGCCGCAGTGGCCATGGCTGCaccccgcctccgccgccgctcgccgcgcCACCCCCTCCGTATTCCGCAGGAAACGCTGCTCCTCCGTTTGCACATCGGCACACTCCAACCACGCCCGCGAGCAG GAGGACGAGAAGTCGTtggtggtggtgggcggcggcgccgccggggtGTACGCGTCCATACGGGCCAAGACCCTGGCTCCCCACCTCAACGTGGTGGTCATCGAGAAAGGCAAGTTCCTGTCCAAG GTCAGGATTTCCGGTGGCGGCCGATGCAACGTCACCAATGGACATCATCTCGAACCATCG GGACTGGCGAGAAATTATCCTAGGGGGCACAAAGAACTCCGAGGATCATTCTTCAACACTCATGGTCCGCGGGACACCATGCGTTGGTTTTCAGATCATGGTGTCGAGCTTAAG ACCGAAGATGATGGTAGGGTTTTTCCTGTCACTGACAACTCTGCATCAGTAGTGGATTGCCTGCTGAATGAAGCAAGAAGACTCGGAG TTTCTCTGCAGGCTGGTAAATCTGTGTCTAGCGCGTCTGTCAACAATGATGGGAAGTTTGTTCTGAAAGTTGAGAAGCGTACGGTTGATTTTGTTGATTACCTCAACGCTAATTATGTCTTGGTCGCTACAGGCAGCAGCCAGCAG GGTTACTCGTTTGCTGCACAACATGGTCACACTGTTATTCCACCGGTGCCCAGCTTGTTCACATTTAAAATTGCAGACAAGCGACTGGCTGATCTCTCCGGG GTTACGTTCACCAAAGTCAAGGCAAAATTGATGCTGGATAGCATTCAGAAAAAGGCTCCTGAATTAACTCAG ACTGGACCTCTGTTGGTCACACATTGGGGGCTTAGTGGCCCTGTTGTTCTTCGATTATCCGCATGGGGAGCTCGTGAACTCTATCAGGACAAGTACCAAG CGAAGCTTATGATTGACTTCATACCTGACATTCATATCGAGGACGTGAAGCGCATCATTTTCCAGCACAAAGATAAACATGCG AAGAACAAAGTAAATAATTCCTTCCCCACGGAGTTTGGTCTGGTGAAGAGATTTTGGAGATTCCTGCTGGAACAGGAG AGTTTAGATGGTGATATGCACTGGGCCACTGTACCTAAAAACCATCTCAACGCGATAGCCCTTCGGTTGAAACAATGGATGTTTGAGGTTGTCGGGAAG GGTCAATTCAAAGATGAATTTGTGACCGCCGGAGGTGTTCCGCTCTCAGAG ATCTCTCTTAGCACTATGGAGAGCAAGCAGCAGCCCAATCTGTTCTTTGCAGGAGAG GTACTTAATGTTGACGGGGTCACAGGTGGATTCAATTTTCAG AATGCATGGACTGGTGGATATATAGCTGGGACAAGCATAGGCACATTGGCATCCAGCAGCAATCTCGAACGTCATGCGTGTTTGCAACTGGAAGCATCATAA
- the LOC127332400 gene encoding uncharacterized protein isoform X1 — protein MPAAAAESSAIRKLGQLFKLTEVHLWDDFYATGAGQSNDWRATETGCTGSQTAKTRNRAAKQTDEDHSFVEDMELASLMGSLGLPVSFSARKEKKKTPGKKHQGRQAPYEAASTEDNVRTCTNTEELENVQELMDCVEQTNSGISSATAAGYAEVCYADGDKMLCEDSVHVEKSDCGKNQCESNDNMSNLVNLGSSVQENQAVDSVMQLDKVMRGQNSVDNESIVSCAELCHEGKPSAREDQISEETPQTSHDNNDHDCEVCPCPAESSPVNDHVEKSSCQFYYEYGDWKVLWDQFYSRYYFYNIQTQESTWYPPHGLEDFASYCSTYSSEGIDEQVSQLTSTLVEENSKINTKLDKSCGVSSCVDNTLDYNISEADQHVAQCGANMNPCDDGKTTFDQHGEQRHDLCNEVSDIPDEESIYTSVIATIDEAQHEGSMQNDSSVTEVLEMNQEVATTKKKKRVRRSQSFHSCQDLAENISNDIAKYWNQRYSLFSLFDSGIKMDEEGWFSVTPEPIAKHHASRVGAGILIDCFTGVGGNTIQFATKCKHVVAVDIDPQKIGCAQHNATVYGVNDHIDFIVGDFIHIAPHLKGETAFMSPPWGGPDYAKVDVYDIKTMFKPCDGYYLFKLATTIASRVVMFLPRNTDLNQLADMCLSVNPPWAVEVEKNFLNGKLKAITAYFEEQDSVDVER, from the exons atgccggcggcggcggcggagtctTCGGCGATAAGGAAGCTAGGGCAGCTCTTCAAGCTCACCGAAGTGCACCTTTG GGATGATTTTTATGCGACTGGCGCCGGCCAGAGTAACGATTGGCGTGCCACGGAGACTGGGTGCACG GGATCTCAAACAGCTAAAACCCGCAATAGAGCAGCCAAACAGACAGATGAAG ACCATTCCTTTGTTGAAGATATGGAACTGGCTAGTCTCATGGGTTCTTTGGGGCTTCCTGTTTCATTCAGCGCAAGGAAAGAG AAAAAGAAGACACCTGGCAAAAAGCATCAAGGAAGACAAGCACCATATGAAGCGGCAAGTACCGAGGATAATGTAAGGACATGCACAAATACTGAAGAACTAGAAAATGTTCAGGAGTTGATGGATTGCGTGGAGCAAACTAACTCAGGCATTTCATCTGCAACTGCTGCGGGTTACGCTGAAGTCTGCTATGCTGATGGTGACAAGATGCTTTGTGAAGACAGTGTTCATGTTGAGAAGTCTGACTGTGGCAAAAATCAGTGTGAATCAAATGATAACATGAGCAACCTAGTAAATTTAGGTTCTTCTGTTCAAGAAAATCAAGCTGTGGACAGTGTCATGCAATTGGACAAAGTGATGCGGGGACAAAATTCTGTTGATAACGAATCTATAGTGTCCTGTGCTGAGCTTTGTCATGAAGGAAAACCGTCAGCAAGAGAAGATCAAATATCTGAGGAAACACCACAGACATCCCATGATAATAATGATCATGATTGCGAGGTTTGTCCATGTCCAGCAGAATCATCTCCTGTTAATGATCATGTTGAAAAGTCTTCCTGCCAATTTTACTATGAATATGGAGATTGGAAGGTTCTCTGGGATCAGTTTTATAGCCGGTATTACTTCTACAACATTCAGACACAGGAGTCTACATGGTATCCTCCTCATGGATTGGAGGATTTTGCATCATATTGTAGCACATATTCATCTGAAGGTATAGATGAACAGGTATCGCAATTGACAAGCACACTTGTggaagaaaacagtaaaatcaATACAAAGCTTGACAAATCGTGTGGAGTCTCATCCTGTGTAGATAACACTCTGGACTATAATATCTCAGAAGCTGATCAACATGTTGCACAATGTGGAGCTAACATGAACCCATGTGACGATGGAAAAACAACATTCG ATCAGCATGGTGAGCAGAGGCATGATCTTTGCAATGAAGTATCAGACATTCCTGACGAAGAGTCAATATATACGAG TGTGATAGCTACCATTGATGAAGCACAACATGAAGGAAGCATGCAGAATGATAGTTCAGTAACTGAAGTATTAGAAATGAACCAGGAAGTTGCTACCaccaaaaagaaaaagagagtaAGGAGATCTCAATCGT TTCATTCATGTCAGGACTTGGCAGAAAACATTTCCAATGACATTGCCAAGTATTGGAATCAGCGGTACTCGCTTTTCTCCCTTTTTGATAGTGGTATAAAGATGGATGAAGAAGGGTGGTTTTCAGTGACGCCTGAGCCCATTGCAAAGCATCATGCATCTCGTGTTGGTGCTGGCATATTGATCGACTGTTTCACAGGAGTTGGTGGAAATACCATCCAGTTTGCTACAAA GTGCAAGCATGTTGTTGCTGTTGACATTGATCCACAGAAGATTGGTTGTGCACAGCATAATGCAACTGTTTATGGAGTAAATGATCATATAGACTTCATTGTAGGAGATTTTATTCATATTGCACCTCATCTGAAG GGAGAAACTGCTTTTATGTCACCTCCTTGGGGAGGGCCAGACTATGCAAAAGTAGATGTTTATGATATCAAAACCATGTTTAAGCCCTGTGATGG GTACTATCTCTTCAAACTTGCTACGACGATTGCTTCAAGAGTAGTCATGTTTCTTCCTCGCAACACAGATTTAAACCAGTTGGCGGACATGTGCCTGTCAGTCAATCCTCCATGGGCGGTTGAG GTGGAGAAGAATTTTCTCAATGGAAAGCTGAAAGCCATAACAGCATACTTTGAAGAACAGGATAGCGTAGACGTGGAGCGCTGA